A stretch of DNA from Raphanus sativus cultivar WK10039 unplaced genomic scaffold, ASM80110v3 Scaffold3367, whole genome shotgun sequence:
GAAACGGTCGGCATCAGCGTAAGCCGGAAGCTGCATAAACATCTCAGTAACCTCCCCACTAAACTTGTAGTTATCTTTTTTCGACGACTTTGAGAACTTGCTGTATAATTTGGTGAACTGGGAGACGAACTGTGTGTCCATGAATACTGGCCCCGCTAGATAGTTAAGAGATGATCCGGACCGGAACAATGAACTAGTGTGGAACATTAGGACATCCACCACCTGTTAAGACCACAACTTTAGCACACATTGCAGTCATTTACATTAAAACGCAGGATGCCATATTGGTAGGAACCAACCTTAGTCGATAGTTGGGTTGCTCTCTCAATGACCTCCTTCAGTTCGGTGCTCTGAAGAGTTCCCTTCGCAGTAGTTAGATCACTATAAAATGGAGATGTGCATCAACTTTAGCCGGCTAACAATATCAATAAAcatctaatataaaatttatctcAGTAACTATACACTTACAAcggtttcttcatcttctccatcaaaGCTCCAAATTTAGCCGAGTAATCAATGTCCCCTCCCTTGTATATTGCATCAGCCACTGCCTTTCTCGCACGGTTCAGAAATCCTTTGTCACACTGGTACTCAGCCATGAGCGACTTTGTTAGTACCTTGTGCCTCTTGCTTTTCCTACACCCATCTGCTTCTGGTATGTTTGCATCAACGTGGTTGTCTTCTTCGGAAACTTGCTGGTCAGTCTCAACGTTGACATTGGAGTTCGGATTTTTAACCAGAACTGCCTCCTGGGTAAGGCCAAGCGAGAATGTGGGGTTGGGAAATACCAAGGCTGGATCAAGAGGCTGCAGCTTTCATAAATTATGGCAAAAGTATCAAACAAACTTGGAAAGAGATGGTGAGGTAAGGGAAAATAGGTTGTCAACGGTTACGTACCGATTCAGCTACTGTGGCTGTCTGTGGAGGATGTAACTGCTCATCTTCAGATGTGTTCTGCTCTCCCTGCCCGCCTTCTTGGCAACCATCGGTAGTTACTCCATGTGCAACCGTGTTTGGTTCGGACCCCATTTCAACATCCTGGATATAGTTCTTATTAGCAGGCTAATCAAGTTGTTAGATGTTCATGATTAAGTTTAGCCATCTAAATATAAACTTACATCAGTAGAAATGACAGATGACCGGTTAGCAAAGTTGATTGCTTTTCCTATTATGTCTGTGGAATCGTCAATTGTTTGTGTTCCCGCATTAACCACTTTTGGCCGGGGAGGCACCGAGTCGACAGTAGCAACCGCCGGTGTAGGAGTGAACTTACTAATTTGATCTGAGAGGGTTTTAATAGCACGGGCATTATCTTGTACCATTCCAAAAACCTCGTTGATGTTGACAAGGATGGTTTCAGTGAAGCCATTAGATGATTCCTGGATGGTTGATATGCTGCCATGTAAGAGCTGGAAGTCGTCCTTCAGTTTTTCCCTCACAATGGAGGCCAACAAATCTGTGTCCAGCCCATCTTGTGCCTGATAAGATGTCCCGGCCTTCGATTTTGCTATCTTGCGGTTTACAATTTCAGCTTTTGACTCTTCACGCATCTTTATAACATCCTGTATTGTTGCCCCACCAACAAAACAGTCATTGCTGAAACCATAGCGCTGCTCTATTAACCCCACCATATTAGACACGCCACCGTCGTCTTCATCGTCTGACCATTGATAAACTTCAGGTACTGTTATCTCTCCATTTGCATCAAGCAGTATGGACTCGACAATAGCCTGCGACGGTGAAAGTGGTTTTATAATCAGTCTATCACTCTGCCTAAGAATAATCT
This window harbors:
- the LOC130506532 gene encoding uncharacterized protein LOC130506532, which translates into the protein MEEPDGTRRPPCRLPERLFAVGEEPAGVRVTPYHKAGAIREILNALDPAEVDHIRSSPFGRLIEIADKPSFSGRFGRYILSRQLKVFKKHEAWFLFAGKPIRFSIREFAMVTGLNCSKFPKRGKKKSRNFMEDKPYWGELFGSLREVPVSSVVKMLAKKTVVDRDIRLKYAYLALVSAVILPTTHAPRISVEYAEMIKDLDTFLAHPWGRVSFEMLISSIKERKEVSLLQNTIALKGFVLALQLVIVECVPALTEVVQDGSSSGSDGETGGDDNTLEMEKGERRNISPGHARDTDAAGKAIVESILLDANGEITVPEVYQWSDDEDDGGVSNMVGLIEQRYGFSNDCFVGGATIQDVIKMREESKAEIVNRKIAKSKAGTSYQAQDGLDTDLLASIVREKLKDDFQLLHGSISTIQESSNGFTETILVNINEVFGMVQDNARAIKTLSDQISKFTPTPAVATVDSVPPRPKVVNAGTQTIDDSTDIIGKAINFANRSSVISTDPANKNYIQDVEMGSEPNTVAHGVTTDGCQEGGQGEQNTSEDEQLHPPQTATVAESLQPLDPALVFPNPTFSLGLTQEAVLVKNPNSNVNVETDQQVSEEDNHVDANIPEADGCRKSKRHKVLTKSLMAEYQCDKGFLNRARKAVADAIYKGGDIDYSAKFGALMEKMKKPFDLTTAKGTLQSTELKEVIERATQLSTKVVDVLMFHTSSLFRSGSSLNYLAGPVFMDTQFVSQFTKLYSKFSKSSKKDNYKFSGEVTEMFMQLPAYADADRFYFPFCLDKTYWVGICVDCGTWSVTVFDCNISIRTDYMMNKEVRPLALMFPYLLKQRHRLEDKETRVGYYNGNGTWNSASVPVWSPDSCSDIKNQENPGRRFYRCGVVFGENHLFKWADEALVEEIEALAEKQTAIAIASSK